Below is a window of Brachionichthys hirsutus isolate HB-005 unplaced genomic scaffold, CSIRO-AGI_Bhir_v1 contig_797, whole genome shotgun sequence DNA.
TTAgcaacacctctgatttgagagaaggaactcattagtgagatcagctgctggagagatggttggaaagaaaacctggagtgtctcggccctccactggacaggtttgacacatgtgctctacaccatatgtgtcaaactcaaggcccgggggccaatgtggcccgccacgtcattttttgtggcccgcaagagctctgtaaaatgctgaaaagtaaaagtgaatcagagttaatgtgtatttgtgactgatttttaatctgtaaatggggttttaatgataaaattaaatatttgttgctgactccattctggacccaaaccagatgatattcagtggtgagatggaggcccccccaccctacatgactgtgttaaattccctaaatatcggtcaataatcaatggagatattgaagaacaaattacagacagacgccggcgattacataacctcagcggatatttttacagcagtaaggtatcgatatatttttagaactatgcaattgcatatgtaatatttgtaatttaattaagtatgtagtagtaatttagcagcatgttaaagagtagttacattttatttacattagattacatttagttacatttacacaatgttacatttacaagtggccctttgagggcaaccataatgctgatgtggccctcggagaaaatgagtttgacacccctgttctaCACATTCACAGGTGGCATATGTGTTCGACTTGCGTTACTGAAACTCCCCAGCCAGAGTGGACCTGAAAAGAAATCAGACTGACCTGCAATCATGTTGGAGGAGGACATGGAAGTGGCCATCAAGGTGGTTGTCGTCGGCAACGGCGCCGTCGGCAAGTCTAGCATGATCCAGCGTTACTGCAAGGGCGTCTTCACGAAGGACTACAAAAAGACCATCGGAGTGGACTTTCTGGAGAGGCAGATACTGTAAGCTACGTGCTACTGTAAGCTACGTGCTACTGTAGGCTACGTGCTACTGTAAGCTACGTTCTACTGTAAGCTACGCGCTACTGTAAGCTACGCGCTACTGCAGCGCTATCGTACGGAATAGTGACGCTTTAGTCAGTGTTGACCAGGCATAACTTTCTGTgtatcttcttttcttttgtataACATTTCGAGTTATGtcgctaacaaacaaacaaatagatgaATGCAGATGATATTTCGGGATGGATGCTGTTGACAAATGACTCTGAAACCTCTCTGCGTGGTTGTAGGGTAAATGATGAAGAGGTGCGCCTGATGCTGTGGGACACGGCTGGGCAGGAGGAGTTTGACGCTATTACCAAGGCCTACTACCGCGGTAAGATCCCACAGCGGCTGCTCCGTGGCACTGACCCGCCCGACGGCTGAGGTTTTCGTCTGTCACAGATTTCATGGTTGACTGGCCGTGTGACATTCACATGGACTGGCTTTCTGGTCGCAATGTTCAAAGGAGATCCATTGTTTATATGGCAGCACTATAGAACACGTGTTCTAAAGCTTTATAAAATGACAAGTCGGTGTCTTGCCTTGCATTCCAGGTGCCCAAGCATGCGTGCTCGTCTTCTCTACCACAGACGGGGATTCATTTCAAGCGATTGACAGCTGGAGGGAGAAGGTGGAGGCAGAGGTCGGAGACGTTCCCACAGTCCTAGTGCAGAACAAGATCGACCTGCTGGAAAAGACCGTGATAAAGAAGTGAGTAATAAAAGTCGCTCTGGAGCAGCAAAGCGATGGCGCACAGCGCCGTGGCTAAACGGTTATTACGACAacgtctttgtcttttctttacTCTGACTTTACTACTCGCAGTGAGGAGGCAGAAGCTTTAGCCAAAAGGCTGAAGCTGAGATTTTATCGCGCTTCAGTTAAAGAGGACCTTAACGTCACCGAGGGTGAGCGATTGAAAGTGTGTCCGGGAGTCTGTCTGAATATCACCACCGTAACACTTCTGCTGGTCTTACCTTTAGTCTTCAGGTACTTGGCTGACAAGTATCTTCAGCGactcaaacaacaaacagcagaggagacagaCGTTGTCCATTCAACGAGCAATAAAATAGGTAAAAGCCGAAGTCTGTTCATCACTTTTTATGTTGCACTTTGTCTTCCATCAGTAGGGTGACATGAATCATGATGTGTGTTTTCCTAAAGGTGTTTTTAATACCACAAGTAGTAATATCTGCAACCAGAGCTCCGGCAACGGCAGAGAAATCATCGCTTTGCGACCGAACAAGCAAAGGACCAAGAAGAGTAAAAACCCTTTCGGAAGCTGCAGCCTTCTCTAGGTAGACTCGACTCGTTTCCGTGAGCACCGGTAGGTTGGTCAGTGTGCATATTCTGTGGAGGTTGACACATTTGGACACCAAAGACCGCACTGACTGGGGAATTGTGTTATAATGCTGTAATAACCCAATGCTTACTCTGAACCTTAAGTTGTTTCCACCCGCTGACGGTTGCATTTCCTTTGATTCAGCTTTGGTTATTAATCAATGATCTGAGCACAAAACCAACATTCGTACACTCTTGAgtcacaacaacaactgcaACCACAGTGCATGTTTGTTTCCTGAATTTAATGATGCCCTAAATAAACCTGACATGACGGTAACTTATTCTATTTTTGACGTTTCAACTGTGCAATATATCTGCATGTATTGTAGAAGATGCTCAAATGATTTTGTACCATATTTTTCCAAGTGTCCCCAGAATATGGTTCAAACTATGCTGTTTATCCTGGAAAGAACTTTATGGAATGCAGAGTTTATTCTCTGCAAAGTATTTTTGTATGAATCAAACCGTGCCGAGTGATATTGTAACTGAAGTGTTGACATAGTGCCAAAATGTACTCTCTTCTGAGCTGTGGTGAAATATAGCAGTATGGATGTAACATGAAAATAGTACAACCAAATAAAGAATAATTCAAACCAGATACAGAATAGTCTGTGAACACTACTTCTTCACACAATCAAATTGTAAGACTTTCTAAAAGCCCTGGACTTCACTCGGTCACCTCATCGTGTTTTTGGTTGCATTCGTTGACATGTTTCACACGTAGCTGAGCTTTTCTTTAGCTTTGGTTCAGTTTTGAGTCTTGACTATCAACCAGCCTTGAGAACGTTTCTGTATCCATGTTTTTAGACTCCTCTACATGTCAAACGTGCTGAATAACTGCATGCAAGCCTTTTCTCCACATCATTGAATGTCCAAGCGTGTTTGTAACGCCGCATTGCCTTTTAATGTCCACATGCTCCACCACTAGGTGTTTTaatctctgctcctcttcctctttgtccgATGGTCGGTCCACTAAATCTGTACATGTTCCTCAGGCTGTCTCTCATTTGtaactttgtgtttattttgcatttttactGATGGCCTTTAGTGCACCTTATCTAAAATGACAATGTAATCTTAAGGAACCTTAAGTTAAAACTTACCATGCTCGTGTGCTGCCACTCAGGTGTTGTACCGGTAAtaatctttgtgttttattatgttACTTTTTTCCACACATGACTTCATTAAACTATTCAAAACATTTAGGAAGTCAGTCAGACAAAGAATCCAGATTGGGTTTTGCTGTCAGAATTTGGGATTTGTGTTTGTTGGGAATGGGTTCATGGTAATCTGACATTAATAAAGCAACTTTTGTTTCTTGAATGTGCTTGTTTGTAATTTCAATGACAACTCTTCTGCCACTACAATCACAATGCAACACAACAGTACAACAGTATGGACAATTTCTGATTGCATGTCATCATAGGAAATAATTTCACAGCTGTTCGTGGTGTCGGTGAAAGATGGTAAAGCCTGTAACAGTTAAATAAGGAGTTCTTGCCACTGAAGGGAGAGATTTTTCACCCTTCAAAATAATCTTAATCCAAGGTCAACCACGCCATTCATGCTAAGCAGGGGAGGCTTCTTCTGAAGAGTGCGATTGATTGACAGTGGATGAAAGAACACATTTAAAGAATGTTGTCTTTATTGTGACAGAAATGCAGACATAAAGCAGCTTTGGGCAAAAATGACCTAAAATCCACAGCTTCATGATTCCTTCACACAAAGAGGTCGTTTGTTTCTTTACTGTATTGTTGGCCCCATAAGGACTTGCTACACGTACGGTCTGACAGATTACAATGGCTGTGAGATACAACGGCATGGTCGGTGTAGCATTAAGACAATGTTTATTTGATGTTATTGGCAGCCATTGGATTTTGGTTCCTCTAGTTTTTGGTGATCCACCATTTTGATGCTCTTCTCAGCATTGTCAACGTTCCTCAGCAAAGTCTCCAGCCTCCGCTTGATCTTCTTCTGGTCCTCCAGAGCGCAGCCAATCACCAAAGCCTGAAACTTCTGGTCAACGGGGACGGTCGAGGCCTCGGCCACGCAGGCTGCGTGCAGGGCCATCAGCCGCTTGCGGCCGCTGTCCACGTCGTCCAGTAATCCTTTCAGCAGTTCATCGATTATGGACGTGGCCCTGCGGAGCGCCTCGTCCTGCTGGGAGCTTCTGATGGTGCCGACCGAGATCTCCACGGAGAGCGTGCGGCCCATGAGACGGCTCGCAGTTAACTCCAACTcagagccggccctagccattttagtgccctaggcgagattatgattttgcccccccataacggcaaacataatatatataaaaccttaataacaacagccatatgacggaccttaaaagtttaattattcttcaaaacaactagcacacgctatacaatacaaataaaaataaaataaaaataaaaataaaataaaaataaaataaaaataaaataaaaataaaataaaataaataaacagaaataaaacagggttactgttcagattaagaggaaattaaaagtcctgacagcttccacacaaacaatgcaaaacagatacatagcaaataattttgccatgatagcttacatttaagaTTTTACACGTCTGAATTTCCTtgcggcaaaggcatcgatggtatcatcaaatgatacctgtcttgaaagctcatgatttatgctcaATTTTTATCACCagatctgtggtgtggtctctcacttcctaaagtgcatctctgacttttgcagcctggtatctcacagcctgtacactgttgatccgactttcccacctagtatctgaccaggatttcagtgttgtgtggacatgtgtttttaagatggaccatctctgagtggaggcagaaaatagtgtgaaaagcttctgcaggtagccaaagtaaccactggcatctgcagagctttctgCCCATGGATCAGCtaccaccagatttactgtgtgtgcactgcatgacacaaataaagctcgatttattatgctgtgttcttctggcatgtacgcacatcactgaacagaaagaagcagagaatatctgtaaagacagataagccacggtataatggcgttctaccgtcgtatggagagggaaactattccagcttcgacgctacacacggagatgacgcattcaaaggcgtcggagaaccatggtgtgttcacaaacatgggacatgtgacagctcacgtcagaacgaacaattatcggctgaaaacgcgtctatgagccgtgcaacgccaaactaataatatgggctttctaacatacgtttattagtttattattttcctttatttatttatttatttatttatttatattttcgaggcttggagtggcgccccctccagcaggtggcgccctaggcgaTCGCCTAGCTCGCCTATGCTTAGAGCCGGCTCTGCTCcaactcctccctctctcctggaAGATAAAGTCGATTCAATAAATCAGgtgaattcatccatccatgtcTGCTGAACCTGGTGATGATCATTGGTTGCTGTTTGCTGGATTACTAAAAGGTTAATCTttttggagatgatccagatgggttttttttaacagtggTAGGGACAATTAtagatttttgttttaaactgaatgttaattttaatttaaagttaaatgTCTGCTTTTTATCTCCAGGTGCATtgaggcccatttccagcaacCATCCCTCCAGTGTTCTAACGGTACattgtgtttgctcattgcgtATGGGCGGGGGAGCAACTAATATCAAGTTGCTTCATTCCTTATTTAATCCAACCCAGGTCCGGCGCAGCATCCAAAGCGCATCATCCAAAGCGCATCATCCAAAGCGCATCCTCATCGGATCAAAATGCGACTCAGATCGAAGCGAGGATCAAACTctagaatattatttttttattgaacttgAGTCTCACCCGCACAGATGTTCCGCATTTCTTGTCCCGTCTGGATGGACTGGATGGTTTCCAGGATGCActccctctcctgctccatGGCTGCCGCCGCGTCGCGTAAAGCCTCCACCCTAGCAGAGAAAACAACGCAATGactgcagctccatcctcacTGCAGGAAGGACGGCTTCCAATCTCTGGAGAAAAACTAAGTTCACACGCCGGATGCATGTACCttcattaaatattataataaacaTGGCCCGATGATTTGGTTGTTCTATCCTAAACGTGTCATCGTGCACGTCGTGCGTCCCGTGCGCGCCGCGGCCCAAGCCTTACCTCACTTCCAGCTGATCCAAACTTTCCACAAGTCGCCCGGAACGAGCGGCCATGGACAGCGTCCTGTTGAACTTGGCGGTGGAAGACTCGCCCATTCTCGCTTGTATTTTAGCTTGAGCCATGACGGTGACCGATTACTAGTATGGATTATTGATCCGGTGTTCGTGGAGACCTTCCCCGACCCCTCCCCGTGCGCCCGGCGCTGTGAGTTGTCCTGCTGTGGCTCCTCAGCGGCTCAGGGAGAAAC
It encodes the following:
- the LOC137912912 gene encoding ras-related protein Rab-23-like, with translation MLEEDMEVAIKVVVVGNGAVGKSSMIQRYCKGVFTKDYKKTIGVDFLERQILVNDEEVRLMLWDTAGQEEFDAITKAYYRGAQACVLVFSTTDGDSFQAIDSWREKVEAEVGDVPTVLVQNKIDLLEKTVIKNEEAEALAKRLKLRFYRASVKEDLNVTEVFRYLADKYLQRLKQQTAEETDVVHSTSNKIGVFNTTSSNICNQSSGNGREIIALRPNKQRTKKSKNPFGSCSLL
- the bag2 gene encoding BAG family molecular chaperone regulator 2, encoding MAQAKIQARMGESSTAKFNRTLSMAARSGRLVESLDQLEVRVEALRDAAAAMEQERECILETIQSIQTGQEMRNICAGETQELELTASRLMGRTLSVEISVGTIRSSQQDEALRRATSIIDELLKGLLDDVDSGRKRLMALHAACVAEASTVPVDQKFQALVIGCALEDQKKIKRRLETLLRNVDNAEKSIKMVDHQKLEEPKSNGCQ